From Acidobacteriota bacterium, a single genomic window includes:
- a CDS encoding MFS transporter: MKLNQYLIKSTVVAALGGLLFGFDTAVIAGTTHALTVAYALTPGLLGMTVAIALWGAIVGAMTAGIPGERFGRRNSLRVLAVLYLASALGCAFAWGWYPLLFFRFLGGLGIGGSSVLGPMYIAEISPAKWRGRLVGFFQFNVVFGILLAYFSNYIIALLHFGAAEWRWKLGVAAIPAALFLAMLFGIPQSPRWLAEKRRVDEARAVLLQVGEESVEQELNDILESMHFERKKEPLFARKYGLPIFLAVSIGVFNQLTGINAILYYLNDIFAHAGFSGLSGDIQAMAVGATNLLFTIIAMSVIDRLGRKTLLLIGSVGTAVCLAGVAAIFFTSAHENLLVWLLMGYIAFFGFSQGAVIWVYIGEVFPNRVRAKGQSLGSFSHWFMNALISWTFPLMAAFSGAYPFVFFAVMMVLQFFVVLFIYPETKNITLEEMQKKLGIT; the protein is encoded by the coding sequence ATGAAGCTGAACCAATACCTGATCAAGAGCACTGTCGTGGCCGCGCTGGGCGGCCTTCTTTTTGGTTTTGATACAGCTGTAATTGCCGGAACAACACATGCGCTGACGGTGGCCTATGCACTGACGCCCGGCCTTCTGGGGATGACGGTGGCCATCGCTTTGTGGGGGGCGATTGTAGGCGCAATGACTGCAGGAATCCCGGGTGAGCGTTTTGGGCGCCGCAACAGCCTGCGGGTGCTGGCAGTGCTCTATCTCGCCTCGGCGTTGGGCTGTGCTTTTGCATGGGGGTGGTACCCGCTGTTGTTTTTTCGTTTCCTGGGCGGGCTGGGCATTGGCGGTTCCTCGGTGTTGGGACCGATGTACATCGCCGAAATCTCTCCTGCAAAATGGCGCGGGCGACTGGTCGGCTTTTTCCAGTTCAATGTGGTGTTTGGCATTCTGCTGGCATACTTCTCCAATTACATCATCGCACTGTTGCATTTCGGCGCAGCCGAATGGCGTTGGAAGCTGGGCGTCGCTGCCATTCCGGCAGCGCTCTTTCTGGCGATGCTCTTCGGGATTCCACAAAGTCCGCGCTGGCTTGCCGAAAAGCGGCGCGTGGACGAAGCGCGAGCCGTGTTGTTGCAGGTGGGAGAAGAAAGCGTTGAGCAGGAACTGAACGATATTCTCGAATCGATGCACTTCGAGCGCAAGAAGGAGCCGCTGTTCGCCCGAAAATACGGGCTGCCGATTTTTCTCGCCGTGTCGATTGGCGTTTTCAACCAGCTTACCGGCATCAACGCTATTCTTTATTACCTGAACGACATCTTTGCCCACGCAGGATTTAGCGGGTTGTCAGGAGACATTCAGGCCATGGCTGTGGGCGCCACCAACCTGTTGTTCACAATCATCGCAATGTCTGTAATTGACCGTCTGGGTCGCAAGACGCTCCTGTTGATCGGGTCTGTTGGCACGGCGGTGTGCCTGGCGGGCGTTGCAGCCATTTTCTTTACCTCGGCGCATGAGAATCTTCTGGTGTGGCTGCTGATGGGCTACATCGCATTTTTCGGGTTCTCGCAGGGAGCGGTCATCTGGGTCTACATCGGCGAGGTTTTTCCCAATCGTGTTCGGGCCAAGGGGCAGAGCCTGGGCAGCTTCTCGCACTGGTTTATGAATGCGCTCATCTCGTGGACCTTTCCGCTGATGGCAGCCTTTTCTGGCGCCTATCCGTTTGTGTTCTTTGCAGTCATGATGGTGCTGCAATTTTTTGTGGTTCTTTTCATCTACCCGGAGACCAAGAACATTACACTTGAGGAGATGCAAAAGAAACTTGGCATTACTTAA
- a CDS encoding HAD family phosphatase, giving the protein MPIRVIAVDLDGTLLNSQSEISPANRRALSAASERGIRIVIITGRRYHSARPLLESLPSPVTLITSNGAIVRTLSGELLHHNFLPRRIAVQVLEAAIDYRPYAVAIFDKENRGQVMMQQNASPDGPLRWYLKTAREYLMQVMDLPAALPSDPIQIMFGGAPAHLEPLEHLLRASDAGRHVHLTWTKYFERDVSLLDVMNLGCSKASGLKWLLQQLDCDASEVMAVGDNYNDLEMLQLAGYPVVMGNCTPGLASDGWHVTQSNDEDGVAAAIQALVLNGERGM; this is encoded by the coding sequence ATGCCCATTCGCGTGATTGCAGTTGACCTTGACGGGACCCTTCTAAACAGCCAATCTGAAATTTCGCCGGCCAATCGCCGGGCGCTTAGCGCGGCCTCGGAGCGCGGCATCCGGATTGTGATCATCACAGGGCGAAGGTATCACTCCGCCAGGCCACTGCTCGAATCACTTCCCTCCCCTGTCACCCTCATCACTTCCAACGGCGCCATCGTCCGAACGCTCTCCGGCGAACTCCTCCACCACAACTTTCTGCCTCGAAGGATTGCCGTCCAGGTGCTCGAAGCCGCCATCGACTACCGGCCGTATGCCGTTGCAATTTTTGACAAGGAGAATCGCGGCCAGGTGATGATGCAGCAGAATGCGTCACCGGACGGGCCTCTCCGCTGGTATTTGAAGACCGCACGGGAATATCTAATGCAGGTGATGGACCTTCCTGCCGCGCTGCCCAGCGATCCCATCCAGATCATGTTTGGAGGCGCCCCGGCGCATCTGGAACCACTCGAGCATCTGCTGCGCGCCTCAGACGCCGGACGTCACGTTCATCTGACATGGACCAAGTATTTCGAGCGTGATGTCTCTCTGCTGGATGTAATGAACCTCGGCTGCTCAAAGGCAAGCGGCCTCAAATGGCTGCTGCAGCAGTTGGATTGCGATGCAAGCGAAGTGATGGCCGTTGGCGACAACTATAATGATCTCGAGATGCTACAACTGGCTGGATATCCAGTGGTTATGGGCAACTGTACGCCTGGTCTGGCCAGTGATGGATGGCACGTCACTCAATCGAATGACGAAGACGGCGTCGCCGCTGCGATTCAGGCCCTTGTCCTGAATGGAGAGCGCGGGATGTAA
- a CDS encoding prepilin-type N-terminal cleavage/methylation domain-containing protein translates to MGRDSKGFSLIELLIVVAIILIIAAIAIPNLLRSRIAANQASAVGSLRTYNTAEVTYASTYNSGYTSTMGYLGPPAAGGMPTSTAAGLVDNVLSGGTAAAMGAVKSGYSFTYSPGPVVGGRIDTYEFWADPVTRGTTGTNSYYTDQSGVIRQNSNNTQASSADSPLAG, encoded by the coding sequence ATGGGAAGAGATTCAAAAGGGTTTTCGCTGATTGAACTGCTGATCGTCGTAGCGATCATCCTGATTATCGCTGCAATCGCGATACCGAACCTGTTGCGCTCGAGGATTGCGGCCAACCAGGCGTCGGCGGTTGGATCGTTGAGGACCTACAATACAGCCGAAGTCACCTATGCTTCGACTTACAATAGCGGCTACACGTCAACTATGGGTTACTTGGGCCCGCCGGCCGCGGGCGGCATGCCCACATCCACTGCTGCCGGCCTGGTTGACAACGTGCTTTCAGGCGGTACGGCTGCGGCCATGGGAGCAGTGAAGAGCGGTTACAGCTTCACGTATTCCCCAGGGCCCGTTGTCGGCGGCCGGATCGATACTTATGAATTTTGGGCTGATCCGGTAACACGTGGCACCACGGGTACGAATTCCTACTATACGGACCAATCCGGCGTTATCCGCCAGAACTCGAACAACACCCAGGCCAGTTCGGCGGATTCCCCCCTCGCGGGCTGA
- a CDS encoding tetratricopeptide repeat protein, whose amino-acid sequence MTDPALQQSSAKKPGRAPLPPASSWAAEPWLALSLILLATFLAYCSTLRFDFVYDDRGQILANVQVHAWRYLPHYFLERVWSFAYPSIQGNYYRPIFLLFLLLNYKAFGPYAAGWHLVSIASHAGVTYVVYVLARRLTHDNWTALIAALIFGVNPVHIESVAWISGVTDPLLALFLVPSFLCYLNASEGKAHRRAWLAGSLALYAFAMLSKETALILPMIIFAYEWLWHETAVLRWPRSIFERACISAVRIVPFVLLTFIYLVVRWHVLHGLGHTMVPLSISTIVFTWPHLMLFYLRHLVWPFGLSVFYNVPYVYTPAFAPFVLPLAGLVAIGFLVWLVVRGLGRDSPLEGRVALFCCVWILIPFVPLLDLSVLPVGEIAHDRYLYLPSIGFSVLLAMALRRIHTGKVKPLALPAFQAVVVVLLATVLGTATAIEDRYWKNDMSLYAHGIERTPLNKLARTNLGNAMGEQGRYVEALALYQEVLASDPQFWLAIYNTGYTYYRMGRLPEAEEYFKRAITVNGVDSDEYFYLGLTWMKLGNVEDAEKAVRHALRLQPGGLAYHFAMGMILKLKGDTAGALAEFKEELRNFPGESGAGQQIEAIKGLTNQTGKE is encoded by the coding sequence ATGACAGATCCCGCGCTCCAGCAAAGTTCCGCGAAGAAACCTGGCCGTGCTCCTCTTCCGCCGGCGTCGTCATGGGCGGCGGAACCCTGGTTGGCGCTCAGCCTGATTCTCCTGGCCACCTTTCTCGCCTATTGCAGCACGCTCCGATTTGACTTTGTTTATGACGACCGCGGCCAGATTCTGGCCAACGTGCAGGTCCACGCCTGGCGCTACCTTCCGCACTACTTTCTTGAAAGAGTCTGGAGCTTTGCCTACCCCAGCATTCAGGGCAACTATTACCGCCCCATTTTTCTGCTGTTCCTACTTCTTAATTACAAGGCCTTCGGCCCCTACGCGGCAGGATGGCACCTTGTGAGCATCGCCTCGCATGCAGGCGTTACTTATGTAGTGTACGTTCTGGCGCGGCGGCTGACGCACGACAACTGGACGGCACTAATCGCCGCGCTGATCTTTGGTGTTAATCCGGTGCATATCGAATCGGTAGCGTGGATTTCGGGTGTTACCGACCCGCTGCTGGCCCTGTTCCTGGTGCCTTCATTCCTCTGCTATCTCAATGCGAGCGAAGGGAAGGCGCATCGCCGGGCGTGGCTTGCGGGTTCGCTGGCGCTCTATGCGTTTGCCATGCTGTCAAAGGAAACGGCACTGATCCTGCCGATGATCATTTTTGCGTATGAATGGCTCTGGCATGAGACGGCGGTGCTCCGATGGCCAAGGTCAATTTTCGAGCGGGCGTGCATTTCCGCCGTGCGGATTGTGCCCTTCGTGTTGCTTACGTTCATCTATTTAGTTGTGCGCTGGCACGTGCTCCATGGGCTGGGGCACACCATGGTTCCGCTGAGCATCTCGACGATTGTCTTTACCTGGCCGCACCTGATGCTATTCTATTTGCGCCACCTTGTCTGGCCCTTTGGTCTGAGCGTTTTTTATAACGTACCTTACGTCTATACGCCTGCTTTCGCCCCTTTTGTCCTGCCTTTGGCCGGGCTTGTGGCAATCGGATTCCTCGTCTGGCTTGTGGTACGCGGGCTGGGCAGGGACTCGCCCCTGGAGGGCCGCGTGGCCCTCTTTTGCTGCGTGTGGATACTGATTCCGTTTGTTCCTTTGCTGGATCTTTCGGTATTGCCTGTTGGCGAAATCGCGCACGACCGTTATCTCTACCTGCCGTCGATCGGTTTTTCTGTCCTGCTGGCCATGGCCCTGCGACGCATCCACACTGGAAAGGTGAAGCCGCTTGCCCTGCCTGCATTTCAGGCTGTTGTCGTGGTGCTGCTTGCGACCGTGCTTGGAACGGCCACGGCGATCGAGGACCGTTATTGGAAGAATGACATGTCCCTTTACGCGCACGGAATCGAGCGCACGCCCCTGAACAAACTAGCCAGGACCAATCTGGGCAACGCCATGGGGGAGCAGGGGCGCTATGTTGAGGCGCTTGCTCTCTACCAGGAGGTCCTGGCCAGCGATCCGCAGTTCTGGCTGGCCATCTACAACACCGGGTACACATATTACCGGATGGGCAGGCTGCCGGAAGCTGAGGAATACTTCAAGCGCGCCATCACCGTGAATGGGGTCGACAGTGACGAGTATTTTTATCTGGGGCTGACGTGGATGAAGCTCGGCAACGTTGAAGACGCGGAAAAAGCCGTGCGGCATGCCCTCAGGCTGCAACCCGGCGGGCTAGCCTACCATTTTGCAATGGGGATGATTTTGAAGCTGAAGGGCGACACCGCCGGCGCTCTAGCCGAATTCAAAGAGGAATTGAGGAATTTCCCGGGCGAAAGCGGGGCAGGACAGCAGATCGAGGCCATCAAAGGCCTCACAAACCAAACCGGAAAAGAGTAG
- a CDS encoding outer membrane lipoprotein carrier protein LolA, whose translation MKEKFRTNNRRGRQHFLVASCAMWIALVMSSSLLASPPSDANLPLDKFITEVQNSYRDVEAIRADFTQTYDTGGAGRVESGTVVFARGGRMRWDYREPEKKVFLSNKKEVLLYLPEQGQLNRSSVKQSEDFRIPFRLLLSRLDLRKVFSRFEDANNQFQHPPEDRVIIAYPENADKTGYRHVVMEFDPQMNIRRLVIVYTNDTVMKFNFSHIDRNPRPAAALFELKPPAGTQIINHQ comes from the coding sequence ATGAAAGAGAAATTTCGGACCAATAATCGGAGGGGCAGGCAACATTTCCTGGTGGCTTCGTGTGCGATGTGGATAGCGTTGGTAATGTCCTCGAGCCTCCTGGCAAGCCCGCCCTCTGATGCCAATCTGCCTCTGGATAAATTTATCACCGAAGTACAAAATAGCTATCGGGACGTGGAGGCTATCCGCGCTGACTTTACTCAGACCTACGACACGGGAGGCGCTGGCCGGGTGGAGTCGGGTACAGTTGTTTTTGCCCGGGGCGGCCGCATGCGATGGGATTATCGTGAGCCGGAGAAGAAGGTTTTTCTCTCGAACAAAAAGGAGGTCTTGCTTTATCTGCCTGAACAAGGCCAACTCAACCGCTCATCGGTCAAGCAGAGCGAGGATTTTCGCATTCCTTTTCGCCTGCTGCTTTCGCGGCTTGACCTGCGGAAGGTGTTTTCCAGGTTTGAAGACGCCAACAACCAGTTCCAACACCCGCCGGAAGACCGCGTGATCATCGCGTACCCTGAAAATGCAGACAAGACGGGTTACAGGCACGTTGTTATGGAGTTTGATCCGCAGATGAATATCCGCCGTCTCGTGATCGTCTACACTAACGACACGGTCATGAAGTTTAATTTCAGCCATATTGACCGCAACCCCAGGCCGGCAGCCGCTCTGTTTGAGTTGAAACCACCCGCCGGGACTCAGATCATCAATCACCAGTAG
- a CDS encoding carbohydrate kinase, whose product MVRTARLEEKNWRGRIPPDHPSMKIVSIGEVLWDVIGDKEHLGGATFNFSAQARRLGHEVYFVSAVGCDERGDRALECMAELNLSTRFVRRVEGFPTGIASVTLDARGQPSFHIERPAAYDFPELSSTGFEELFSPAPDWIYFGTLHQMSSQAREVTSRLLAAKGGARRFYDINLRPSCYTPHLVRDLMSQATAVKLNDEEVPMVDRMCGRSHSNLEDFCRDYAALLGWEAVCVTRGAGGCVLLVAGEVISAPGYPVEVVDAVGAGDAFAAAFLHGLGSGWSAGQIADFANRVGALVVNRPGAIPPWTMDDIKALGK is encoded by the coding sequence GTGGTTAGGACAGCGCGCCTGGAAGAGAAGAATTGGCGCGGGCGCATTCCTCCGGACCATCCCTCCATGAAAATTGTCAGCATTGGCGAAGTTTTGTGGGACGTAATCGGTGACAAGGAGCACCTGGGCGGCGCCACGTTCAACTTCTCAGCCCAGGCCAGGAGGCTTGGGCACGAGGTCTATTTTGTCAGCGCCGTTGGATGTGACGAGCGCGGCGACCGGGCACTGGAATGCATGGCCGAATTGAACCTTTCTACGCGGTTTGTCCGCCGCGTTGAAGGCTTTCCGACAGGCATTGCCTCGGTCACGCTTGACGCCAGGGGCCAGCCGAGTTTCCACATCGAACGTCCGGCCGCATATGACTTTCCGGAGCTGTCATCGACTGGCTTTGAGGAACTTTTTTCGCCTGCGCCGGACTGGATTTACTTTGGGACGCTGCATCAGATGAGCTCGCAGGCGCGTGAAGTCACCAGCCGGCTCCTTGCGGCAAAGGGCGGCGCCCGGCGCTTCTATGACATTAACCTGCGCCCGTCTTGCTACACACCTCATCTTGTCCGTGATTTAATGTCGCAGGCCACGGCGGTCAAGCTGAATGACGAAGAGGTTCCTATGGTGGACCGGATGTGCGGCCGGTCGCATTCCAACCTCGAGGATTTCTGCCGTGACTACGCGGCCCTTCTTGGGTGGGAGGCGGTCTGCGTCACACGCGGAGCCGGAGGCTGCGTTTTGCTGGTTGCCGGTGAAGTTATCAGCGCTCCGGGCTACCCGGTGGAAGTTGTTGACGCGGTGGGAGCTGGTGATGCCTTCGCCGCTGCCTTCCTGCACGGGCTGGGAAGCGGATGGTCTGCCGGGCAGATAGCGGATTTTGCCAATCGCGTGGGCGCCCTTGTCGTCAACCGTCCGGGGGCAATACCTCCATGGACGATGGATGACATCAAAGCCCTGGGCAAATAG
- a CDS encoding tetratricopeptide repeat protein, whose translation MTSFRRTNNPETVPKAGQEGGRRETGKPGAFLIAALILFAALPYLNTLLNGFVYDDNRQVLDNPYLKNFHFLPQVFGTTVWSFVGMQGVSNYYRPMMTFGYAVCYHVFGPLAYGFHLVNVLLHVGVVLLVFAVARRLFKDTAVAFLAACLFAVHPIHTEAVAWVAAVTSLEVTFFYLLTFWLFLCIARPHGGISPWFKLAAVVSFALTIFSKEQALMLPLVAMIYEHFFRDDRAETTFLQKARRYGEFWLMDLAYVLFRVEHLGAFAPQVQLSRLGWYPSVLSSLALAGQYLEKLFWPVKLCAYYVFHKGNSIFDPRVLAGIAALSACLMIFVLLYRRNRTASFGFVWFFLTLAPVLDIRYLAGNVFAERYLYLPSVGFCWLMGWAGIKLWKSLSARASAWRHALLATSCALGLLMAVRVVARNRDWRSDEALYSQTLKVSPRATNIRENLGVVAWNHGRISEAEKEWNIALKLNPNSPITLTNLGLVYARGKQYQLAEQYFRQAMLRKPDYTDPHLNLGSMMMDQGRFDEAEPQLRAAAALSPLVPSCHNQLGKLYLKEGRLSEAAAQFSQSVRAAQNFEGYEGLGDVYLQQRDLDRAGRAYAAAAEINPYDSRAYFGLAHIAVLAGHQQAALAEYARGFVTDPNNQEARSAVQLLRVSGNHEREISDQ comes from the coding sequence ATGACTTCTTTTCGCAGGACGAATAATCCAGAAACCGTCCCGAAAGCCGGTCAGGAGGGAGGCCGGCGTGAAACCGGGAAGCCCGGCGCTTTTCTGATCGCAGCACTCATTCTCTTCGCGGCGCTCCCTTACCTTAATACGCTCCTCAACGGATTTGTCTACGACGATAACCGCCAGGTGCTGGACAACCCCTACCTGAAGAATTTCCATTTTTTACCGCAGGTCTTTGGCACGACCGTCTGGTCATTTGTGGGGATGCAAGGCGTCTCCAACTACTATCGCCCCATGATGACCTTTGGATACGCGGTGTGCTATCACGTATTTGGCCCTTTGGCCTACGGCTTCCATCTGGTAAATGTTTTACTGCACGTCGGCGTCGTCCTCCTGGTCTTTGCGGTGGCGCGACGGCTGTTTAAGGACACTGCGGTTGCGTTTTTGGCCGCCTGCCTTTTTGCTGTCCACCCCATCCACACTGAGGCCGTGGCCTGGGTTGCAGCCGTAACCAGCCTGGAGGTTACGTTTTTCTACCTGCTCACTTTCTGGCTGTTTCTCTGCATAGCGCGTCCGCATGGCGGAATTTCTCCCTGGTTCAAGCTGGCCGCTGTGGTGAGTTTTGCTCTGACCATTTTTTCCAAGGAGCAGGCCCTGATGCTTCCCTTGGTGGCCATGATCTACGAGCATTTCTTCCGGGACGACCGTGCTGAAACCACCTTCTTGCAGAAAGCGCGCCGCTATGGAGAGTTCTGGCTGATGGACCTGGCTTACGTTCTGTTCAGGGTTGAGCATTTGGGGGCCTTCGCGCCACAGGTCCAGTTATCGCGGCTTGGCTGGTATCCAAGTGTTCTGTCGTCACTGGCGCTGGCAGGCCAGTATCTTGAAAAGCTTTTCTGGCCGGTCAAACTCTGTGCCTACTACGTCTTCCATAAGGGAAACTCAATATTTGACCCGAGGGTGCTGGCGGGCATCGCGGCACTTTCTGCCTGTCTGATGATTTTTGTCCTGCTTTACCGTAGAAATCGTACGGCCTCGTTTGGGTTTGTCTGGTTCTTTTTGACTCTTGCTCCTGTGCTCGACATCCGTTACCTGGCAGGGAACGTCTTTGCAGAACGTTACCTCTACTTGCCATCAGTGGGCTTTTGCTGGCTGATGGGCTGGGCGGGTATAAAGCTGTGGAAATCTCTATCGGCACGTGCAAGTGCCTGGAGGCATGCCCTGCTGGCAACGTCCTGCGCTCTGGGTCTGCTGATGGCCGTTCGGGTAGTGGCCAGGAATCGCGACTGGCGCAGCGACGAGGCGCTTTACAGCCAGACTCTGAAGGTCTCGCCCCGGGCTACCAACATCCGGGAAAATCTGGGCGTGGTGGCGTGGAACCACGGGAGGATTAGCGAGGCTGAGAAGGAATGGAACATAGCGCTTAAGCTAAATCCCAACTCTCCAATCACTCTTACCAATCTTGGCCTGGTTTATGCCAGAGGGAAGCAGTACCAGCTGGCTGAACAATACTTCCGTCAAGCCATGCTCCGCAAGCCGGACTACACTGACCCGCACCTCAATCTTGGCAGCATGATGATGGACCAGGGCAGATTTGATGAAGCTGAACCGCAGCTGCGCGCCGCTGCGGCACTCTCGCCCCTGGTTCCAAGCTGCCACAACCAGCTCGGGAAGTTGTATCTTAAAGAAGGGCGTCTTTCCGAAGCGGCGGCGCAGTTTTCGCAGTCGGTACGGGCTGCACAAAACTTTGAAGGGTATGAAGGCCTTGGCGATGTTTACCTGCAACAGCGGGACTTGGATCGCGCCGGGCGAGCATATGCGGCGGCGGCGGAGATCAACCCGTATGATAGCCGCGCCTATTTCGGGCTGGCACACATTGCAGTCCTCGCTGGCCACCAGCAGGCGGCGCTGGCCGAATACGCACGAGGGTTCGTGACGGACCCGAACAACCAGGAGGCAAGAAGCGCCGTCCAACTCTTAAGAGTAAGTGGAAATCATGAAAGAGAAATTTCGGACCAATAA
- a CDS encoding S41 family peptidase, with amino-acid sequence MKQSRRAGWFIFATLIVCAMLGGFYGPQVEATTANDNDSSFQASLREFTSVYDTIQENYANPVDPNDAIYGPTNSNFLGAIPGMLRTLDPHSNFFDPRAFAMLREDQEGRYFGVGMSIQSRPGKMGKLVTFVAAPIPGSPAFKAGLRPGDVIQIVNGKSAIGLDPSLAEQTDKVAKMLKGPRGTIVHVTIDRDGATKPLSFTITRGEITQPSVDAIFMVKPRVGYIHISRFNETTNTELSQALKKLDAERMDGLVLDLRGNPGGLLQEAVEVSDHFLKKGQLIVYHYGRSSPEKRYYATHGDRGNRYPIVILINRMTASAAEIVTGALQDHDRALVMGETSFGKGLVQTVYPLSDETGLALTTARYYTPSGRLIQRDYDAVSLYDYYYHPSSDPEPHTEVRLTDGGRKVYGGGGITPDVKADAEKLNDVQRTLVQNSVFFTFAQKYLGTHKTISEDFEASEDDIAEFKKFLTDQKIPVTDADLKANLAFVKLQIREKLIEDIYGTDVADRIKVENDPLVDDAAAHLPQAQQLLQNAQKYMAATENK; translated from the coding sequence ATGAAGCAAAGTCGACGTGCGGGATGGTTTATCTTCGCTACGCTGATTGTATGCGCCATGCTCGGCGGGTTTTACGGCCCACAAGTTGAAGCCACAACGGCAAATGACAACGACTCATCCTTTCAGGCCAGCCTGCGGGAGTTCACCAGCGTCTACGATACGATCCAGGAAAATTACGCCAACCCTGTTGATCCCAATGACGCCATCTACGGTCCGACGAACAGCAACTTTTTGGGAGCAATCCCGGGAATGCTGCGGACACTGGATCCCCACTCCAATTTCTTTGATCCGCGCGCCTTTGCCATGCTGCGGGAAGATCAGGAGGGAAGGTATTTCGGGGTTGGTATGAGCATCCAGTCCCGGCCGGGCAAGATGGGCAAGCTCGTGACGTTTGTGGCTGCGCCCATTCCAGGCTCGCCGGCTTTCAAAGCCGGACTCCGCCCGGGCGATGTTATCCAGATAGTTAACGGAAAAAGCGCCATCGGGCTCGATCCGTCTCTCGCGGAACAGACCGACAAAGTGGCCAAGATGCTGAAGGGCCCGCGCGGCACCATCGTGCACGTCACTATCGACCGCGACGGAGCTACCAAACCACTGAGTTTCACGATTACGCGGGGCGAGATTACACAGCCCAGCGTGGATGCCATCTTCATGGTCAAGCCGCGCGTGGGCTACATCCACATTTCGCGCTTTAATGAAACCACCAATACAGAGCTTTCCCAGGCCTTGAAAAAACTGGACGCAGAACGCATGGACGGCCTAGTTCTTGACCTGCGCGGGAACCCCGGCGGGCTTCTCCAGGAGGCAGTGGAGGTTTCCGACCACTTCCTTAAGAAAGGACAGCTGATCGTCTACCATTACGGACGGTCCTCGCCTGAAAAACGCTATTATGCAACGCACGGCGATCGTGGCAACAGATATCCCATCGTTATTCTGATCAATCGGATGACGGCCAGTGCGGCTGAAATCGTAACGGGCGCTCTGCAGGACCACGATCGTGCCCTGGTGATGGGCGAGACCAGCTTCGGCAAAGGCCTTGTTCAAACGGTTTACCCTCTGAGCGACGAGACAGGCCTGGCGCTGACAACGGCCCGATACTACACACCCAGCGGCCGGCTCATCCAGCGCGATTATGATGCCGTATCGTTATACGATTATTACTACCATCCGAGTAGTGATCCAGAACCACACACGGAAGTGCGGCTTACCGATGGCGGCCGGAAAGTTTACGGCGGCGGCGGCATCACCCCGGACGTCAAGGCAGACGCTGAGAAACTGAACGATGTCCAGCGTACGCTGGTCCAGAACAGCGTGTTCTTCACCTTCGCTCAAAAGTACCTAGGAACCCACAAGACGATCTCGGAAGATTTCGAGGCGTCGGAGGACGACATCGCAGAATTTAAGAAGTTCCTGACGGACCAGAAAATTCCAGTAACAGACGCCGACCTGAAGGCGAACCTGGCGTTTGTGAAGCTTCAAATTCGGGAGAAGCTGATTGAAGACATCTACGGCACCGACGTTGCTGACCGGATCAAAGTGGAAAACGATCCGTTGGTGGATGACGCCGCTGCGCACCTGCCGCAGGCGCAACAGCTTCTGCAGAACGCCCAGAAATACATGGCTGCCACCGAAAACAAATAA